In Calditrichota bacterium, one genomic interval encodes:
- a CDS encoding DUF59 domain-containing protein, with amino-acid sequence MVDEKEVWEMLKNCYDPEIPVNIVDLGLVYDMKLDDDVVKIKMTLTAPGCPMSSFIVEDIRQKVMGVDGVKDVFVDVVWDPPWNPSMMSQEAKTKLGFED; translated from the coding sequence ATGGTAGACGAAAAAGAAGTTTGGGAAATGTTGAAAAACTGCTATGATCCTGAAATCCCGGTCAATATTGTGGATTTGGGATTGGTGTATGATATGAAACTGGATGACGATGTGGTCAAGATCAAGATGACCTTGACGGCTCCGGGGTGCCCGATGTCTTCGTTTATTGTTGAGGATATTCGTCAAAAAGTAATGGGCGTTGATGGAGTAAAGGATGTTTTTGTCGATGTTGTGTGGGATCCGCCCTGGAATCCGTCAATGATGAGCCAAGAAGCCAAAACCAAGCTGGGTTTTGAGGATTAG
- the rpsP gene encoding 30S ribosomal protein S16 produces the protein MAVRLRLTRMGRKKKPFYRVVAVDGRKKRDGEYIENLGYYNPLSDPIDVKLNEERIFYWLGVGAQPSETVRSLLRHEGIMFKWDLIKKGFDEERIQEELKKLEVIQLERKRKSEQVQEKGAEEEAAVKEETAPKEEAQPESAPSETAPAEEAAPAEAEAKEEVSAEPAPEEKAEETASDVQEESDTKEA, from the coding sequence TTGGCAGTAAGATTGCGTCTTACACGAATGGGTCGGAAGAAAAAACCCTTTTATCGAGTGGTGGCCGTGGATGGCCGCAAGAAAAGAGATGGGGAATATATCGAAAATTTGGGATATTACAATCCTCTTTCCGATCCGATTGATGTAAAATTAAATGAGGAACGAATCTTTTATTGGTTGGGTGTTGGTGCACAGCCTTCAGAAACCGTTCGGAGTTTACTTCGTCACGAAGGCATTATGTTTAAGTGGGATTTGATAAAAAAGGGTTTTGACGAAGAGCGAATTCAAGAAGAGCTTAAGAAATTAGAAGTTATTCAATTGGAACGCAAACGCAAGTCAGAGCAGGTGCAGGAAAAGGGTGCGGAAGAAGAGGCGGCTGTGAAAGAAGAAACAGCTCCAAAAGAAGAGGCTCAGCCCGAAAGCGCACCTTCTGAAACGGCTCCGGCAGAAGAAGCGGCCCCGGCTGAGGCGGAAGCCAAGGAAGAGGTTTCAGCAGAACCGGCTCCCGAGGAGAAAGCAGAAGAGACCGCGTCTGACGTTCAAGAAGAATCGGATACCAAAGAAGCGTAA
- a CDS encoding Rrf2 family transcriptional regulator gives MQLSQSTEYAIHSLFYLAVNNKRQTVLVSEIAKAQNISESYLAKIFQNLVKAGLVRSYRGAKGGYHLAIPMKDITLKDIVQAIEGTSPLFACDHDRRDCDFAVDCLISATMKKAEEKMYEILEEISLEDLVKNAKELKTQMKWLETSVQNP, from the coding sequence ATGCAGTTGTCTCAAAGTACAGAATATGCCATTCACAGTTTGTTTTACCTGGCTGTGAACAATAAGCGCCAGACCGTTTTGGTCTCGGAAATTGCAAAGGCACAAAATATTTCCGAATCCTATTTGGCAAAGATCTTTCAAAATCTTGTAAAAGCAGGGCTGGTCCGGTCTTATCGGGGTGCAAAAGGCGGCTATCATCTGGCCATTCCGATGAAAGACATCACCTTGAAAGACATTGTTCAGGCCATTGAGGGAACATCGCCCCTGTTTGCGTGTGATCACGATCGCCGTGATTGCGATTTTGCTGTGGACTGCCTGATTTCTGCCACCATGAAAAAAGCGGAAGAAAAGATGTATGAAATTTTAGAAGAAATTTCACTGGAAGACCTGGTCAAAAATGCAAAAGAATTAAAGACTCAGATGAAGTGGTTGGAAACATCTGTGCAAAATCCGTAA
- a CDS encoding NADH-quinone oxidoreductase subunit N codes for MDLIIPQINFAAIAPALTVVITASVILFLGLFLPKIQREILAIVGIVGLIVTLKELGGMWGRHITGFNGMVGNDNITLAFQLIFIIAAFLAILLALNHVEDTYVSYGDFYALLLFGLSGMMVMVQGLNLLVVFLGLELFSISLYILTGFRKMRADSIEAALKYFLLGAFSTGFLLYGIALIYGATGSFTFEGILNYVNSHGFTNVMFVAGIILFMIGLSFKAAFVPFHQWTPDVYQGAPTPVTAFMSVGAKAAAFAVLIRLFVSVAAFSTQEWTTAIWVLAFLTMTVGNVVALVQRNIKRMLAYSSIAHAGYILVAVLAGNEMGRSAILFYLLAYTFMNLGAFGVVSYLGISGKVENLKIESYRGIGYKYPFAALAMAVFMFSLAGVPPTAGFVGKFYMFSAALKAGFVWLVILSVLNSVMSAYYYLRVVVAMYMQEPEGGKVFEMPTTSWGVGLALLIAMLGVLYMGIFPSSMMALFQKTAVLISLL; via the coding sequence ATGGACTTAATCATTCCTCAAATAAATTTTGCGGCCATTGCCCCAGCACTAACCGTCGTCATCACGGCATCGGTAATCTTGTTTCTGGGTTTGTTTTTGCCCAAAATTCAAAGAGAAATACTGGCGATTGTCGGAATCGTCGGCCTCATTGTTACGCTGAAGGAATTGGGAGGGATGTGGGGAAGACACATTACAGGCTTTAACGGAATGGTCGGGAATGATAACATTACACTTGCATTTCAATTGATTTTTATAATTGCCGCCTTTTTGGCCATTTTGTTGGCCTTGAATCACGTGGAAGACACCTACGTGAGTTATGGTGACTTTTACGCGCTTCTGCTGTTTGGGCTTTCAGGGATGATGGTCATGGTTCAGGGATTGAATCTCCTGGTCGTTTTTTTGGGATTAGAGCTCTTTTCCATCAGTCTGTACATTTTGACGGGTTTTCGAAAGATGCGGGCCGATTCCATAGAAGCCGCTCTCAAGTATTTCTTGTTGGGGGCCTTTTCAACGGGATTTTTGCTTTATGGAATTGCCCTTATTTACGGTGCAACGGGGTCTTTCACGTTTGAAGGGATTTTGAATTATGTAAACTCTCATGGTTTTACAAATGTCATGTTTGTGGCCGGTATTATTCTTTTTATGATTGGGCTTTCGTTTAAAGCTGCATTTGTGCCCTTTCATCAATGGACACCGGATGTGTACCAGGGGGCGCCCACACCCGTTACGGCTTTTATGTCTGTCGGGGCTAAAGCAGCCGCATTCGCGGTGTTAATTCGCTTGTTTGTTTCGGTCGCCGCATTTTCCACACAGGAATGGACAACGGCTATCTGGGTGTTGGCCTTTTTAACCATGACGGTAGGCAATGTCGTTGCACTGGTTCAGCGCAACATCAAACGAATGCTGGCTTACTCCAGCATCGCTCATGCCGGTTATATTTTGGTAGCAGTTTTGGCAGGTAACGAAATGGGGCGCTCCGCAATCCTTTTTTACCTGCTGGCCTACACGTTTATGAATCTGGGTGCCTTTGGGGTGGTTTCGTATCTGGGCATTTCCGGTAAAGTCGAAAATCTCAAAATTGAAAGTTACCGCGGTATCGGATACAAATATCCCTTTGCCGCTTTGGCCATGGCCGTATTTATGTTCTCGCTGGCAGGTGTGCCGCCAACAGCGGGCTTTGTGGGCAAATTCTACATGTTCAGCGCCGCCTTAAAAGCCGGTTTTGTCTGGCTGGTTATTTTAAGTGTACTCAATTCCGTGATGTCGGCGTACTACTATTTGCGCGTCGTTGTGGCCATGTACATGCAGGAACCGGAGGGGGGCAAGGTTTTCGAGATGCCCACAACCTCTTGGGGAGTCGGTTTGGCGTTGCTGATTGCAATGCTGGGTGTTCTTTACATGGGGATCTTCCCATCCAGCATGATGGCCCTTTTTCAGAAAACGGCCGTGTTGATTTCGCTTCTTTAA
- a CDS encoding KH domain-containing protein codes for MKEFVEFIAKHLVDKPEEVEVTEIDGERTVVYELRVGDGDLGKVIGKRGQTAKSIRTLLAAASAKTGKRAVLEILE; via the coding sequence ATGAAAGAGTTCGTCGAATTTATCGCGAAGCATCTGGTCGATAAACCGGAAGAAGTTGAGGTGACGGAGATCGACGGAGAGCGGACGGTTGTGTACGAACTTCGTGTCGGCGATGGCGATTTGGGCAAAGTGATTGGCAAGCGCGGTCAAACCGCAAAGTCCATTCGCACACTGCTGGCGGCTGCCTCTGCAAAAACGGGCAAACGAGCGGTTCTGGAAATTCTTGAATAA
- the ffh gene encoding signal recognition particle protein, whose product MFEDLTRKLDGVLRKIKGQGKLSEKNISDSLREIRQILLEADVNYKVAKEFIKTVQEKAVGQDVLKSITPGQQIVKIIYDELTRLLGQSAAHLRFANIPPTIFMITGLQGSGKTTFVGKLALYLRGQKHSPLMVAADIYRPAAVDQLKTIGKQLGIPVFSEEGENPVKITQHSIQFARKNGQDVVIFDTAGRLHIDEKMMEELAEIKAKTKPNNIFFVADGMTGQDAVKAATEFQKWLDYDGVVLTKMDGDARGGAALSIKAVTGKPIVFVGVGEKFNALESFYPDRMASRILGMGDVVSLVEKAQLAADEEETRRMEEAIRKKRLTFDDFLGQLRQIKRMGPLEQIIGMIPGLGASPLGKVNIDEKALVKVEAIIQSMTKEERRNPRILNGSRKRRIAKGSGTTVQDVNRLISQFNEMQKMMKRFSKGGKRSLRGLMGGNLPF is encoded by the coding sequence ATGTTTGAAGATTTAACCCGTAAACTTGACGGTGTCCTCAGAAAAATTAAGGGGCAGGGTAAACTTTCTGAAAAAAATATTTCAGATTCTCTGAGAGAAATTCGGCAAATTCTTTTGGAAGCCGATGTTAATTACAAGGTTGCAAAAGAATTTATAAAAACCGTTCAAGAAAAGGCTGTTGGACAGGACGTCCTGAAAAGCATTACGCCCGGCCAACAAATTGTCAAGATTATTTATGATGAACTGACCCGCTTGCTGGGACAATCGGCCGCGCATTTGCGTTTTGCCAATATCCCGCCAACGATTTTTATGATAACGGGATTACAGGGCTCAGGGAAAACAACCTTTGTTGGGAAATTGGCGCTTTATCTTCGCGGCCAGAAGCATTCACCGCTGATGGTAGCAGCCGATATTTATCGCCCCGCCGCGGTTGACCAACTGAAAACAATTGGAAAACAATTGGGAATTCCCGTATTTTCGGAAGAAGGGGAAAATCCCGTTAAGATTACTCAGCATTCCATCCAATTTGCCCGCAAGAACGGGCAGGATGTCGTGATTTTCGATACGGCCGGTCGTCTTCATATTGACGAAAAAATGATGGAAGAACTGGCCGAAATTAAGGCGAAAACAAAGCCCAACAATATTTTCTTCGTGGCTGACGGCATGACCGGACAGGATGCCGTGAAGGCGGCGACAGAATTTCAAAAGTGGCTGGATTACGATGGGGTGGTTCTTACGAAAATGGATGGCGATGCCCGTGGAGGGGCGGCGCTTTCCATTAAAGCGGTTACCGGTAAACCCATCGTTTTTGTGGGGGTGGGCGAAAAATTTAATGCGCTGGAATCGTTTTATCCGGACAGAATGGCTTCCCGGATTCTGGGAATGGGGGACGTCGTCTCTCTGGTGGAAAAGGCCCAGCTGGCTGCGGATGAAGAAGAAACCCGCCGGATGGAAGAAGCCATTCGGAAAAAGCGCCTTACCTTTGATGATTTTTTGGGGCAGCTGCGCCAAATTAAGAGGATGGGACCCCTGGAACAAATCATTGGAATGATCCCGGGCTTGGGGGCTTCACCTCTGGGAAAGGTGAATATTGACGAAAAGGCTCTTGTTAAGGTAGAAGCGATTATTCAATCGATGACAAAAGAAGAACGCCGAAATCCCAGGATACTAAATGGAAGCCGCAAGCGGCGGATTGCAAAAGGAAGTGGAACCACGGTTCAGGACGTAAACCGGCTGATCAGCCAGTTTAATGAAATGCAAAAGATGATGAAGCGATTTTCCAAAGGTGGAAAGCGGAGTTTGCGCGGGCTTATGGGCGGAAATCTTCCATTTTAA
- a CDS encoding leucyl aminopeptidase yields the protein MEWSVIQKNFDELQGDSLIFPLFEGENADRTGIPDFLKSFISARLIQTKDFEGKENTVLTFPIPREEWKLRRITLVGLGKKEDFGEEMLRRAMGTAAAEMKKRKMKTVLISFRHFKEEGFSDEKTARIIVEGFGLGSYEFNLYKKKEAAEKGVETVSLWTLDASVPELDSGIRLGRHLVDATAFSRDLANHPSNVATPAMLANTAKEMGQELGLSVDVLGKNALRKLGMGALLAVSKGSAEEPALIILEHGTPRKTAPTVVLIGKGITFDSGGISLKSSKNMDEMKYDMAGGAAVFGILKAVALLKLRLHVIGIIPAAENLPGASAYKPGDIVTSLSGQTIEILNTDAEGRLVLADAITFSAKYKPDILIDLATLTGAAVVALGHAGAAVMGNAPDVIDDLQKLSEETGEKVWPIPLWKAYHDQLKSDIADMKNIGGGPGGLPVAGAFLENFVENTKWAHLDIAGVAWTTQDLPYSPKGATGFGVRLMVAYLRKLINAEG from the coding sequence ATGGAGTGGTCCGTTATTCAAAAGAATTTTGACGAATTGCAGGGAGATTCTCTCATTTTTCCCCTTTTTGAAGGGGAAAATGCCGATAGAACAGGGATTCCCGATTTTTTAAAGTCCTTCATTTCGGCACGTCTGATTCAGACCAAGGATTTTGAAGGAAAAGAAAATACGGTTCTTACGTTTCCCATTCCCCGGGAAGAATGGAAACTCAGACGGATTACATTAGTGGGCCTGGGGAAAAAAGAGGATTTTGGGGAGGAGATGCTGCGCAGGGCCATGGGGACCGCGGCAGCTGAAATGAAGAAGCGGAAAATGAAAACCGTGCTCATTTCGTTTCGCCATTTTAAAGAGGAGGGATTTTCAGATGAAAAGACAGCCCGGATAATCGTTGAAGGTTTTGGGCTGGGGAGCTACGAATTTAACCTCTACAAGAAAAAGGAAGCGGCTGAAAAGGGCGTGGAAACGGTAAGCCTTTGGACATTGGATGCTTCCGTGCCGGAATTGGATAGCGGAATCCGCCTGGGACGCCATTTGGTAGACGCAACGGCTTTCAGCCGCGATCTGGCCAATCACCCGTCAAATGTGGCGACTCCGGCCATGCTGGCAAATACAGCCAAAGAAATGGGACAAGAGCTTGGGCTGTCCGTGGACGTGCTGGGCAAGAACGCCTTGCGAAAGTTGGGAATGGGGGCGCTTTTGGCCGTTTCCAAGGGCAGCGCTGAAGAACCGGCACTCATTATTTTGGAACACGGAACGCCGAGAAAAACAGCACCGACCGTTGTTTTGATCGGAAAGGGAATTACATTTGACAGCGGCGGAATCTCTTTAAAATCAAGTAAAAATATGGACGAAATGAAGTACGATATGGCCGGAGGCGCGGCCGTTTTCGGGATTCTGAAGGCCGTTGCTTTGCTGAAACTTCGGCTTCACGTGATTGGGATCATTCCCGCTGCCGAAAATCTTCCCGGGGCATCTGCCTACAAACCCGGTGATATTGTAACCTCTCTTTCGGGCCAAACGATTGAAATTCTGAATACCGACGCGGAAGGGCGGCTTGTTCTGGCCGATGCAATAACCTTTTCTGCAAAATACAAACCCGACATCCTGATTGATCTGGCGACTCTGACCGGCGCCGCCGTGGTTGCGCTTGGACATGCCGGAGCTGCCGTTATGGGGAATGCCCCGGATGTTATCGACGATCTTCAAAAGCTGTCTGAAGAAACAGGGGAAAAGGTGTGGCCCATTCCCCTGTGGAAAGCCTATCACGACCAGTTGAAAAGCGATATCGCCGATATGAAAAACATCGGAGGCGGACCGGGGGGCCTGCCTGTTGCCGGCGCTTTTCTGGAGAATTTTGTCGAAAATACCAAGTGGGCTCATCTGGACATCGCCGGTGTGGCCTGGACAACACAAGATTTACCCTATTCTCCCAAAGGAGCCACAGGGTTTGGGGTGCGGTTGATGGTTGCTTATCTGAGAAAACTAATAAATGCCGAAGGATAA
- the trmD gene encoding tRNA (guanosine(37)-N1)-methyltransferase TrmD has protein sequence MRIDIVTAFPELIKSPLQESILKRAQEKGLVTIVIHDLREFTTDRHHQVDDYPYGGGSGMIMKPEPFFRAVDKIVAEFPSERRKVIFMSPQGKTFHQKMANDLTEWDHLIFLCGHYKGVDERVIEALVTDEISIGDYVLTGGELPTLVVIDAVVRLIPDVIGDFQSAATDSFQQDLLDYPHYTRPEEYRGLRVPDILLSGHHQKIEEWRKDRALEKTREKRKDLLEAYSSESVKKRGK, from the coding sequence ATGCGAATAGATATTGTCACGGCTTTTCCTGAGCTGATTAAAAGCCCTTTGCAAGAAAGCATTCTGAAGCGAGCCCAGGAAAAGGGCCTGGTCACGATTGTTATTCACGATTTGCGTGAGTTTACAACCGATCGACACCATCAGGTAGATGATTACCCCTATGGTGGTGGCTCAGGAATGATTATGAAACCTGAGCCTTTTTTTCGGGCAGTGGATAAAATTGTGGCCGAATTCCCCTCTGAAAGACGCAAGGTTATTTTTATGTCTCCCCAGGGGAAGACCTTTCATCAAAAAATGGCCAATGACCTTACAGAGTGGGACCACCTGATCTTTCTTTGCGGGCATTACAAGGGTGTGGATGAGCGGGTAATCGAGGCGCTGGTTACGGATGAAATTTCAATTGGCGATTATGTTTTAACAGGGGGAGAATTGCCAACGCTGGTTGTGATTGACGCGGTTGTGCGGCTTATTCCTGATGTAATTGGCGATTTTCAATCAGCGGCGACAGATTCGTTTCAGCAAGATCTGCTGGATTATCCCCATTACACACGGCCGGAAGAATACAGAGGCCTTCGCGTGCCGGATATTCTGCTGTCGGGGCACCATCAAAAAATAGAGGAATGGCGAAAGGATCGGGCACTCGAAAAGACCCGGGAAAAACGTAAAGATTTGCTGGAGGCATATTCGTCCGAATCTGTGAAAAAACGCGGAAAGTGA
- a CDS encoding Mrp/NBP35 family ATP-binding protein: MSNNGSNLTKENILEELKKVKYPGFSRDIVSFGVVKDAKSEDGVITVTMNVITNDDTTGPQIEKDAKAVLEAMPGVKEVRVNVTVQKAKAAKNIKSKSTGGKEKYLSNIKNKIAITSGKGGVGKSTVALNLAIALAKRGNTVGLLDSDIYGPNLPMMAGVKGTPAMENEKLIPFDVYGIKLMSLGFLLPEDTPLIWRGPLVAKAVEQLLRDVAWGELDYFIIDMPPGTGDVQLSIAQLLDLSGAIIVTTPQDVALSDAVKGVIMYQKVNVPVIGIIENMSYFVCPHCGERTDIFSHGGGERESKRLGVPFLGEVPLDVEIRIGGDVGRPIVESRPDSPNAKAFYNLADSVIEKSVKAEEPAGGIHVNLG; encoded by the coding sequence ATGTCCAATAATGGAAGCAATTTGACGAAGGAAAATATTTTAGAGGAATTAAAGAAGGTCAAATATCCTGGCTTCAGTCGGGACATTGTCTCGTTTGGAGTCGTGAAGGATGCAAAAAGTGAGGATGGGGTAATCACGGTAACAATGAATGTGATTACAAACGATGATACAACCGGCCCGCAAATTGAAAAGGACGCCAAGGCCGTTTTGGAAGCAATGCCCGGGGTGAAAGAGGTTCGGGTGAATGTGACCGTCCAGAAGGCCAAAGCAGCCAAAAACATCAAGAGCAAAAGCACGGGCGGCAAGGAAAAGTATTTATCGAATATCAAGAATAAAATTGCAATTACCAGCGGCAAAGGAGGGGTCGGCAAATCGACCGTTGCCTTAAATTTGGCCATTGCCCTGGCCAAGCGGGGAAACACCGTCGGTTTATTGGACTCGGATATTTACGGCCCAAACCTGCCGATGATGGCGGGGGTTAAAGGCACGCCGGCGATGGAGAATGAAAAACTCATTCCGTTTGATGTTTACGGCATCAAATTAATGTCTCTTGGATTTCTTTTGCCGGAAGACACGCCGTTGATTTGGAGGGGGCCCCTGGTTGCCAAAGCGGTGGAACAACTGTTGCGGGATGTGGCCTGGGGAGAGCTGGACTATTTCATTATTGACATGCCTCCGGGCACCGGCGATGTTCAGTTGAGCATTGCTCAACTTCTGGATTTGTCTGGCGCAATTATTGTAACAACTCCACAGGACGTAGCCCTTTCCGATGCCGTGAAAGGGGTCATTATGTATCAAAAAGTGAACGTTCCCGTGATTGGGATTATCGAGAATATGAGCTATTTTGTTTGTCCGCATTGCGGTGAGCGCACGGATATTTTCAGCCACGGGGGAGGGGAACGGGAAAGCAAGCGTCTCGGCGTACCGTTCCTGGGCGAAGTTCCGTTGGATGTAGAGATTCGAATTGGAGGAGATGTCGGACGTCCGATCGTGGAATCGCGTCCTGATTCTCCAAACGCCAAGGCATTTTACAATCTGGCAGACAGTGTTATTGAAAAATCCGTAAAGGCAGAAGAGCCCGCCGGCGGGATTCATGTGAATTTGGGTTAG
- a CDS encoding NADH-quinone oxidoreductase subunit M has product MIEFIQNHILTTITFLPIFGAIILLFVSREKEEFIRYYTLVLTTLVFLVSLPILLGFQSGTSAFQFQEKVNWIPSLGIHYHLGVDGISLLMVMLTTFLMPIVILSSWTYIQKRVKEYMIVFLMLETGMLGVFLSLDLVLFYVFWEGMLIPMYFIIGVWGGPRRIYAALKFFLYTMFGGVLMLVAIITLYFIHYHATGVYSFDLLDIQSVLLPVRSQFWLFLAFALAFAIKVPMFPFHTWLPDAHVEAPTGGSVILAGVLLKMGTYGFLRFCLTLFPNVSTEFVAFISILAIIGIIYGALVSMVQPDLKKLVAYSSVSHLGYVMLGIFALNIKGLQGGLIQMVNHGLSTGALFLVVGMIYERRHTRLIADFGGLAKQIPIFATFFMIVTLSSIGLPGLNGFVGEFLILLGAFEAHKIFAIFAATGIILGAVYMLWTYHRVNFGPLNKDENKNLKDLNLREIVVLVPIVLVIFWIGLYPNYFLKKTEKSVVDLLKNRQAKQEQVLSLEKQASSRFVLKNTFVK; this is encoded by the coding sequence ATGATAGAATTCATACAAAATCACATTTTAACAACGATTACATTTTTGCCCATCTTTGGTGCAATTATTCTCCTGTTTGTATCCAGAGAAAAAGAGGAATTTATCCGGTATTACACGCTCGTTCTGACAACGCTTGTTTTTCTGGTTTCCCTGCCTATTCTACTGGGATTTCAATCCGGCACGTCGGCATTTCAGTTTCAGGAAAAGGTGAATTGGATTCCATCCCTTGGCATCCATTACCACCTGGGTGTGGATGGCATTAGCCTGTTAATGGTTATGCTGACGACCTTCCTGATGCCAATTGTGATTCTTTCATCCTGGACGTACATTCAGAAGCGGGTCAAGGAATACATGATTGTTTTTCTGATGCTGGAAACCGGAATGCTGGGTGTTTTTCTGTCTTTGGATCTGGTACTCTTTTATGTTTTTTGGGAAGGCATGTTGATTCCCATGTATTTTATTATCGGCGTTTGGGGCGGACCCCGCCGAATTTACGCCGCTCTGAAATTCTTTTTGTACACCATGTTCGGTGGTGTGCTTATGCTTGTGGCCATCATTACCCTTTATTTTATTCATTACCACGCAACGGGCGTTTACAGCTTTGATTTACTGGATATTCAATCGGTCTTGCTGCCGGTTCGATCCCAATTCTGGCTGTTTTTGGCCTTCGCTCTGGCCTTTGCCATTAAGGTGCCGATGTTCCCCTTCCACACATGGTTGCCCGATGCCCATGTGGAAGCGCCTACCGGCGGCAGTGTGATTCTGGCCGGTGTTTTGCTGAAGATGGGAACCTACGGCTTTCTGCGCTTTTGCCTGACCCTGTTTCCGAATGTAAGCACCGAATTTGTGGCCTTCATTTCCATCCTGGCAATCATCGGAATTATCTACGGGGCACTTGTTTCAATGGTCCAGCCCGATCTGAAGAAACTGGTTGCCTATTCCAGTGTAAGCCATCTGGGATACGTAATGCTCGGAATTTTTGCCCTGAATATTAAGGGTCTCCAGGGCGGACTTATCCAAATGGTCAACCACGGGCTTTCTACCGGGGCGTTGTTTCTTGTGGTTGGAATGATTTACGAAAGACGCCACACCCGCCTGATTGCCGATTTTGGAGGCCTCGCCAAACAAATCCCGATTTTTGCGACATTTTTTATGATTGTCACCCTCTCTTCAATCGGACTGCCGGGCCTGAACGGATTTGTCGGTGAATTCTTAATTCTTCTGGGTGCTTTTGAAGCACATAAAATTTTTGCCATTTTTGCAGCCACAGGAATCATTCTCGGTGCGGTTTACATGCTTTGGACTTACCACCGGGTTAACTTTGGCCCGTTAAACAAGGATGAAAACAAAAACCTGAAAGACCTGAATTTGAGAGAAATTGTTGTTCTGGTTCCGATTGTCCTGGTGATTTTTTGGATTGGGTTGTATCCCAACTATTTTCTGAAAAAGACAGAGAAATCAGTGGTGGATCTGCTAAAGAATCGTCAGGCAAAGCAAGAGCAGGTGCTGTCTCTCGAAAAACAGGCCTCATCCAGGTTCGTTTTGAAAAATACATTTGTAAAATAA
- the rplS gene encoding 50S ribosomal protein L19 has product MGKLEAIGVDQLRSDIPEFGPGDTIAVHVKVREGDKERIQVFQGVVLQKRGSGINKTFTVRKISNGIGVERIFAFHSPNIQKVDLLRRGKVRRAKIFYLRGLRGKAARIPEKR; this is encoded by the coding sequence ATGGGCAAATTAGAAGCAATTGGAGTGGATCAATTGCGATCAGATATTCCGGAATTTGGCCCCGGCGATACCATTGCGGTTCATGTAAAGGTTCGTGAGGGTGATAAGGAGAGAATACAGGTTTTCCAGGGCGTGGTTCTTCAGAAGCGCGGCAGCGGAATCAACAAGACGTTTACCGTTCGTAAAATTTCCAACGGAATTGGGGTGGAGCGCATTTTTGCATTCCATTCACCCAACATTCAAAAGGTGGATTTGCTGCGACGGGGCAAAGTCCGGCGGGCCAAGATATTTTATTTGCGCGGGCTGCGGGGTAAAGCCGCCCGAATTCCAGAAAAACGTTAA
- the rimM gene encoding 16S rRNA processing protein RimM, with translation MKSSEDLITVGVIIKPHGITGEVKVLPTTDDPKRFSLLNRVFLRSPQGEQVIAHVLRTRYHRDALILQLDTCQSRVAAEQFRNWDIQIPREECLPLPEGRYYIFDLVGLQAKTLDGQFIGMVKDVLTITNNDVFVIETPAHKDVLVPFVEEFVKSIDIDKGVVLIQPIEGLLE, from the coding sequence ATGAAATCTTCTGAGGATCTTATTACCGTTGGTGTAATTATCAAACCTCACGGCATTACCGGTGAAGTAAAGGTTTTGCCGACAACGGATGATCCTAAGCGATTTTCGCTTCTTAATCGAGTTTTTTTGCGGTCTCCTCAAGGCGAACAGGTCATCGCACACGTGCTCCGGACAAGATACCATCGTGATGCGCTGATCCTTCAACTGGATACCTGTCAGTCGCGTGTGGCTGCTGAGCAATTTCGGAATTGGGACATTCAAATTCCGAGGGAAGAGTGCCTGCCTTTACCGGAAGGTCGATACTATATCTTTGATCTTGTGGGTTTACAAGCAAAAACACTGGACGGACAATTTATCGGAATGGTGAAGGACGTCCTCACGATTACGAATAATGATGTGTTTGTTATAGAAACTCCGGCTCATAAGGATGTGTTGGTTCCTTTTGTGGAAGAATTTGTTAAAAGTATTGATATTGACAAGGGGGTTGTGCTGATTCAGCCAATTGAAGGGCTTTTGGAGTGA